One Amblyomma americanum isolate KBUSLIRL-KWMA chromosome 8, ASM5285725v1, whole genome shotgun sequence DNA window includes the following coding sequences:
- the LOC144102803 gene encoding uncharacterized protein LOC144102803 gives MPCAFQDLVFLLQEHVVLVFKILQLHYDDPHKVRFEDRRRRHLNRRLTATMKRLSGVHVLNHEHRFLDASGEPMLSLFAADRGIDQMSKIIVAALVKIYGPGIASASRARPGEVYVVHRCRRCGAKGHKTDHCWA, from the exons atgccttgcgcattccaggacctcgttttcctgctgcaggagcacgtcgtgctggtgttcaaaattttgcaactccattacgacgacccacataaggtgcggtttgaggaccgccggcgtcgccatctgaaccgccgtctgacagccacgatgaagcgcttgtctggcgtgcacgttctcaatcacgag catcgtttcctggatgcttctggcgagccgatgctgtccttgtttgccgcagaccggggcatcgaccagatgtcaaagattatcgtcgcggccctcgtcaagatctacggaccagggatagcgtcggcttcaagggcaagaccaggagaggtgtacgtcgtgcaccggtgtcgtcggtgcggagccaaagggcacaagacggaccactgctgggcctag